The genomic window GCGAAGGCTTCAGCGATTCGCCGGCGGAATCGGCGGCGGGAAATTACCTGATCTCATCGACCATACCCAGCCGCTACAGCCGCATCCTGCTGGAGCGGTTGTCCCAAGGGCTCGGTGAGGAGGGGCTGGTGGATCCGCCGGCGGGGAACGACGAATTGATTGAACTGATCTCATCGCTATAGCAAAAAGGAACCTGGGAAATGCCGAAAAAATACAATCTGTTCGCCAACACGGGCATGCAGTTCATCTACACGGGGCTGCTTTCTCCTGAGCAGGGGCTGAGTTGGCACAATCTCGATGGCGATAAGCTTTGGATTCAATGCCGCACCACGCGGGATGTGGGGGAAGTGGTTTTCTGTGTCGATACGAATACCGGATCTTCGTTCCATGTTTCGGGTTCCGAGCAGGGCGTCCCGCCGGCTCCCGTCTGCATTCCGCTGGAGACGCTGGGGATCGATGAAAGCATCGAGGTGGCGATTATCTCGGAAGACCGCGCAACCGGTCAGCCCAAGGATGTGGCCCTGGTGCTCGATCTGGGAAATAGCCGTTCCGTAGGCTTGCTGGTCGAAGGCGCGCGGGGAGGGGGCGTCACCCATATGCTACCCGCCCGGCCTTTTGAACTGACTTCCCATCACCTGCTCTGGAGAAACCCGACGTCGAAGGAGCAGCACAGCCAACAGGTGTTCGAGTCCGGATTCGTCTTCGTTTCCGACCCGGTTCCTCCGGTAGACGTCAAGGTCTTGAAAAAGATCCCTCCCCGTTACGAGGAGGAGGATCCGGGCAAGGGGCTCATGGCCAAAGTGTTCAAGAAAAAGTCCGGTCCCGTTCTGCTGGAGGCGGGGCGCGAATACTATGAAGCGATCCGGACGGATCTGTTCCGCGATATTTCGCCGGTTCGAATGGGGACGGAAGTGGATTTCCATCTCACCCAATCTTGCTATGAACGCGAAGGTCGGCCGGAAGCGGGCTTGAGCAGCCCCAAACGATATCTTTGGGCCCATGACCAGCTGGCGGGATCCTATTGGCACCAGTTCATTCCCGGGCAGGATGCCATGGGAAAGGTGGCGGGGGAATATTTCAAGCACCTGGACAAAAATGACCGGGATTGGGAGTCCGTGCCGATAAATGAAAGCATGGCCCTCCCGGCGCCGGCCTATCCGCGGAGAAGCATGGTCACCGCCTGTGTGCTCGAATTGCTGAACCGGGCCTACCAGCAGATCAATTCCGAAGAGTACCGGCTGAATACGCCGGATCCCAACCGCAAGCGTCTCCTGAAGCATTTGGTTATGAGCTACCCGTCCGGGTTGACCCGCGAGGAGCTCGGGCGCTACCGGATCCAGGTGGAGAAGGCGGTGCGGATCTTCTGCCACACCCACAAGCTGGATGGCAAGGAGCGAACCCAGTTGCGCATGGCCATCGACGAGGGGACGGCCGGACAGCTGGCCTTCATCTACGGGGAAACCCTCGCATTTGAATCCGCCGATTCCTGGCTGAAGGTGGTGGGAAGGCCGCGCCAGGACGGCAAGCACAGCGTCAGGATCGCCACGATCGATATCGGCGGCGGTACGTCGGACATGGTGATCTCCGATTTCATGGATCGCGCCGGCGGGGCCGTTACCGGCCTCGTTTGCGAAATCCGCCACGTCGATGGCGCCAACCGTGCCGGGGACGACCTGCTGGAGGCGGTGCTGCAGAAAATCATTATTCCCCAATTAGCCAACCAGGTCCGGTTGAGCCGCGATGCAACCCGGCAGCTCTTCGAGGGCGTGAGCGACCAGACGCTCGTGAATAAGAAGAGCGGATTCCTGCGGGAAATCTGGAAGCCACTGGCCAACCGGTATATTGCGATGGCCAACGGAAAGGACGGCGGTTCATTCAAGTTGAATGAGATCGGCCTGGTGAAAAGCCAGCGGGCGCTGGATGATTTCGAAGATGTGATTAAAAGCATGTCGGGTGGAAGCATTATTGTCGGCGGGCTGGGTGAAAAGGAAATCTGCTTCAACCGCGATGAGTTCCGGAGTGTTGTCATGGAGCTTTTCCGCCCCGTTCTGACCAATTTCTGCGATACGATATGCCGTTTTGATTGCGACATTGTAACCTTGGCGGGAAGGCCTTCCAACCTGCACGATATCCAGGAATTCGTGCGGGCCATGCTGCCGTTGCCGGACAAGCGCATCGTGCCCATGGGCAGCTACCGCACGGGGTCGTGGTATCCGTTGCCGGATCCCAAACGCCCCGGGGTTATCGGCGATCCGAAAAGCGTGGTGGTGGTCGGGTGCGCAATCGAACACCTCTGCAAGGTATACGGTTCCTTGGGGAGCCTGCAGGTGACAGTGGACGACGACAAGAAACAACTCTATTCCTACTACTGGGGAGAGGTCAGCAAGACCAAGACGACCTTCAGGAATAGCGAGGCGCTGTTCAAACCCGGCGAATCCGCCGAAGCCGGGGATGAAAAGGTGGTCGAGATCATCGGGCGCGAGATCTTCATCGCAAGGCGTTTGAGCAGTTGGGACGGTAGCCAGCCTGTTCCTACCTATGCCGTGCGCTACGCGAAAGGCTACGAACCCCACGGGCGGCTGTTGGCCACGCTCAGTTGCCAGCGCGGCGCCGGGGCGGAGGCCGGGTCGGATGAATCCCTGGTGCTTGCCGGGGTCGAGGGTTCGGTCGTGGCAGAGGATGGTTCCGTGGTGGAAGCCGTGGTGGGTGAGCATGTCGAGATCGTGCCCCGGGGAATGATCGAGGCGCAGCATTTCCTGGATGCAGGGGTCTTGCTGGGAATCGACTACAACAAAATATCGGACAACTAATCTAGGGGGATGCCATGCCGCAAACAACGGTAACCGATATATCCTTGGGCGATGTTTTTGGAGGGCTGGGGCTGGACCTTCGGTTCAAGGATTTTGCCTCCAATCCATATAAATCGCTTTCTGCCGCCACGGATTATTCCAGCCAGAGCACCTCTGTTCCCACCGATGCCCTCGCGGAGTACCGCTTAAGGCGGGCGGAAGCCCGCAGCAGGATGGCCACCACGGTGGCGATTCTGCTGTTGCTGGTGGCCGTGGCCGTGTTGGCCTGGCTCTTGATCCGGAAATCCTCGGGCGGTAAAACCCGGGCCGGCACGGGGGGGGCGTCCGGCTTGGGCGGAGGCGTGCCGGATGGGCAGGCAGCCTCGCCGCAATCCCCAAACGAGCCTTATGACCTGAAAGACAAGGAGATCGACCGCAAGGACAAGGAGATCGAGCGCAAGGAGATTGAAATCGAGCGCATGGAAAAAGATCTCGAAAAGGAGCGCGATAGAAGGCAAAAGGTGTCTTCCAAGTTTGAGGCGGAAAGAAGGAATTTCGAACGGGAATTGGACGGCGCCAAGGATGAGTTGAAGAAACTGCGGGACGAGGAGGAGAAGCTCCGGCGGGAGCTGGAGTCCCTGCAATCAAAGCACGATGCGGAGTTGCGTCTCACGCAGGAGCAATACGAGACCAAGGCGGCGGCGGTGCGCAAGCGGTTCGAGGAGCAGCTTTCCGAATTCGAAACCTCCCAAAAGCATTTTTGGCCCGAGGTGTTCCGGGAGGCCCCGGCCCTTGGGGCGTTTTGCGCGTGTGTGAAGGAATCGTTTGCGGAAGGAAGCAACTCGGCCGCCGCGCTCTATGCCGAACTGGTTAGCCTGGGTTCGCGTCTGGGGGACTTGCAGGCGTTTGTGAACCAGATCTCGCCCGTTGGGAAAGCGCTCTATGCGTGGATCAACGAGACGGGGCGGACGGGCGAGGGCTTCGATTCGCTTCTGGCCAAGTGGCTTTCGGAAAAAGTGTCCAGCGTCGATCTCAAGGTGGTGGCGGTGCAGCAAGGTGAGGCCTACAACAATTCCATCCACGATTGCGCCAACGTCAGCGGTAATTCGGTTTCCAGGGTTTTGTCGTTTTTGATCCTCGGAAAGTCCAACCGGACTGAGCTCAAGGCCATCGTTGAAGTTGGTTGAGGGTGAAAACACGGGGTGTGTGAATAGATAAGATAACGGGATGATGGGCTGATGGAAGAGAATGGAATCGAGAACGAATCCGGAGCAGGCAAGGCACCGGAAAACAGGTTTGCATGTTTGGGGATCGCAGAGTGCCAGCAAGTCCTTGAGCGCCTCAAGGGCGGGATCGTGGTGGATGAGCTGCCCTACACCGTCAAAGCCCTGCTGGAAGATTATAAATACGAGAAAAAAGCCCTGGGCCGGGAGGTTAGCGAACGCAAGACCGGGCTGGAGCGCTACCGAAGGAAGGCCGTCGATTTGCATATTGCCAAGGAGTATGCCCAGGCGCTCGAGGCCTACGACGCATATTTCCAGGAACTCGGGCCGCAGGTTTCGGATGCTGAGGCGGAGCAGCTCAAGCGGGAGTGCCAGCAGTATGTGGCGTTGGCCAAAAAGAAAAAAAAGCGGACGGTTGCCGCCGTTGTCATTGTCTTGGTTCTCTGTGGCATTGGCGTGGATCAGGTGTTGTACCGGAAAAACATCGAGGCTTTCCTGGTGGCCTTGGAGGATCGGGATTATGAAAAGGCAACGAAAAGTGCCATCCAGATTAGCTGGCGCTACGATACGGAGGCGGGGATATCCAACCTGGTCTGCTATCTGGATGAAAGAAATGAATTCAACCAGCTGTGCGGCCAGGAACTAACCCGGGCCAGCCTCGACCAGTACGCCGGAATCAAATGGCAGGAGGTGCAGGAATGGGTTGCCCAGGCCGAGGCCGCCGAAGACCTTCCCGAGGGGATTCAGCAGTTGCGCCAGGCTTCGCGAACAACAAGAATCCTGATCCAGGAGTGTGGTGATCTGTGTGCGATGGAGCAGGAGTTCGAGGAAATGTACGGTGCATGCAACCACAAGGATGCGGCGCACTATGCCCACGAGGAATGGGGGCACCTTCAGCAATTGCGCGATACGGATGTAACCCAGACCAACCTGAACCTGATTGTCGATCGCTACAACGTGATGGTTGAAATAACCAACCGGGTGGCCGTGTTGATGGACGCTGAAAAAAACATGCAGCCGTTCAAGGATCAATATGAAGACTTGGTGAAGGAGGAAAAAATCCAGGTTCAGGGACTGCTTAACTATACCTCAAGAAATTTGGAGGAAGCGCAACGGCTGGCCGGGGCTGCGGTGAAACAAGAAGAGAAGTTCGAGTTTGATGATGCGCGGCTCCTTTACATCCAGGCCATCGAGCATATCAAGGATTCTGGAAAAGAGCGGCTGGAGGTTGGAGACGAACTGGTCAAGATGGATCGGGCGAAGGAAGAGTTTGTTAACTTGTACAAGGCGCTGGATGTCGGTATGGCGCAAGAGCGCTTGCCCGACGATTGGCAGGCTTTGTCCGACCAGAAGGAAAAAGCGGAAACCGAATACGACAAGCCGGAGCGCTGGAAGGGGGAGGCGTACACGTCCTACAAGGCGGCCTCGGAAAAGGTGAGGATGCTCATAGGCAAGCTGAATCAAGACGATAAGAAGGTGGAGTTCGATCTCCTGTACGGCGAGCTGGATGTGGTCTTGGCGAAAAAGTGGTTTTCCGGTCAATGGGAGAAGCTGTCCGATCAAAAGAAAAAGGCCGACCGGGCTCACGAGCGAGGGGATCGGTGGGAGGATGTGAATCTGCTCTACCGGGAGGCGCTGGCCATGTTGAACAGCTTGACGGAGTCGATGCCTGAGAAAGATAAATTAGATGAATCCAAACAGGCGTTTGACCGGCTTTACTCCAAACTGGATATCGGTTTGGCGGATAAGTGGTTTCCCGAGGATTGGAAAGCATTGTCTGTCCAGAAAAAAGCGGCCGCTGAGGCATACGCAACGGGGGACGACTGGGAGACGGTCTATAATGCCTACGAGATTGCCTCGCAAAAGCTGGAAGACTTGCTGAAGGGGATATCCAATAAAGCGCTTCAGACCTATACCGAAATGGATAATGATATCGCTGATTCGATCAAGGAAGACCTTGAAGAATATTATCCTGATGAATGGAAAGCTCTCCAGCATCAACTTGATCAGGCTGGCAAGGAATATAAGATGCCTCGCCATTGGGAAAGCGATGCATATGAACTCTATTTGGCGGCCACAAAGAAGCTTTTTGACATTTACACAAAGGGCAAGGAGGAGAAAAAGTTTATTGTCTATTTCGGTAAAGAGCCCAAGCTTGAAGAGGAGTTGAAGGAACTTTTTGATATCATTGATAAATCTTCGACTTCAACAAGCAATGGGGTTCCAGATAAGTAGCCTACATGCCCAAGTCTGATGGCATGATGCGTCCTTTGTTTTAGGAAATGATATTGGCGGTGGCTCGGAAATATGTCGGTGCAGGAATTGACTGAATCGATCTTCGGATTACTTGTTGCCACAGTATTCGCCTTTGCCACATGTTTGGTCGCAGGTTGCGTCACAACTAGGCAGGGCGCTTCCGCTCCTGACGTGCGGCAGGTTTCCGCGATGCGTCTGAAGTTGCCGGCCTGGATGACGGCGCCGGATGCGCGGGAGCGCAACGGGGTGCCGGTTGATCTGGAAATGAAGTGTCCGAAGACGTTGCGTTCCTATGAGCAACGCTATGCGCTCCCGCCCTGGATGATTTATGGAACCGTTCGCGCGCTCGGCATGCAACGCATGCTCGTGCAGGGGGAAGTGAAATCCTTCGCCCTCGATGTGGATGGCCGGTCATCGGAGCTGCCCGAGGAGGATGCGCTGGTTTACTTTGTTCCCGACAAGGATATCCACGCGACCCTGATGCGCATCGTCCGTGCCTGTTCGAAGGCGAAAAACGAAGACGAGTTGAACGAGATCATCTTTAGCCATCTCCAGTGCCTGTGGCTGGATCGCTATGCGCTCTTTACGCTCAGTCCGGCCGAGGATGCCTTCGGGCGGGGGACTTCCCGGACGGTCGAGCTTTTCGAGCCGGGGCGCGATGATCTGCCGACGATCGGCTGGCGCGAGTCCGAAAAGGAGATAGAAACCACGGTGGC from Pontiella desulfatans includes these protein-coding regions:
- a CDS encoding virulence factor SrfB, whose amino-acid sequence is MPKKYNLFANTGMQFIYTGLLSPEQGLSWHNLDGDKLWIQCRTTRDVGEVVFCVDTNTGSSFHVSGSEQGVPPAPVCIPLETLGIDESIEVAIISEDRATGQPKDVALVLDLGNSRSVGLLVEGARGGGVTHMLPARPFELTSHHLLWRNPTSKEQHSQQVFESGFVFVSDPVPPVDVKVLKKIPPRYEEEDPGKGLMAKVFKKKSGPVLLEAGREYYEAIRTDLFRDISPVRMGTEVDFHLTQSCYEREGRPEAGLSSPKRYLWAHDQLAGSYWHQFIPGQDAMGKVAGEYFKHLDKNDRDWESVPINESMALPAPAYPRRSMVTACVLELLNRAYQQINSEEYRLNTPDPNRKRLLKHLVMSYPSGLTREELGRYRIQVEKAVRIFCHTHKLDGKERTQLRMAIDEGTAGQLAFIYGETLAFESADSWLKVVGRPRQDGKHSVRIATIDIGGGTSDMVISDFMDRAGGAVTGLVCEIRHVDGANRAGDDLLEAVLQKIIIPQLANQVRLSRDATRQLFEGVSDQTLVNKKSGFLREIWKPLANRYIAMANGKDGGSFKLNEIGLVKSQRALDDFEDVIKSMSGGSIIVGGLGEKEICFNRDEFRSVVMELFRPVLTNFCDTICRFDCDIVTLAGRPSNLHDIQEFVRAMLPLPDKRIVPMGSYRTGSWYPLPDPKRPGVIGDPKSVVVVGCAIEHLCKVYGSLGSLQVTVDDDKKQLYSYYWGEVSKTKTTFRNSEALFKPGESAEAGDEKVVEIIGREIFIARRLSSWDGSQPVPTYAVRYAKGYEPHGRLLATLSCQRGAGAEAGSDESLVLAGVEGSVVAEDGSVVEAVVGEHVEIVPRGMIEAQHFLDAGVLLGIDYNKISDN